The Candidatus Zixiibacteriota bacterium region GTCCATAGTAATGACCCGGTCGGCGCCGGCGGTGGTAATCAGATTTGCCACCAGCTTGGCGGTGATAGCGACGCGGGGACGGTCCTTGCGGTCCTGACGTCCATATCCATAGTACGGTATCACGGCGGTGATGCGCGATGCCGAGGCTCGCCGGGCGGCTTCAATCAATATCAGCAGTTCCATCACGTTTTCGGCCGGGGCGTTGGTGGACTGGATGATGAAGACATCGCATCCGCGGATATTCTCATTGATTTGAACAAAAATCTCACCATCGGAGAAACGCCGCACTTCACAGGCGGTCAGTTCAACGCCGATATAACGGGCGATTTTTTGCGCCAGCGGACGGTTGCCGTTGCCGCAAATCAGTTTCAAATCAAGCATAGTTCCTCTGCTCCAACTTTTCATCCCTTGTGCTCAGATGGGTTGATACTAAGCGTCGGCAGGAATTTGGCTGGGGTGCCAGGATTCGAACCTGGGAATGCAAGCTCCAAAGGCTTGTGTCTTACCGCTTGACGACACCCCAGTAACGGTGTGCCTTACTTAACCTTTGCTTTTGGCTTTCAGTTCCGCCTCGTAGGCGGCTAAAACCTTCTCCTCAATCAAACGTCGCGTTTCATTATTGACCGGATGAGCCACATCCTGGTGGGTCCCATCGGGCCGCCTTCGGCTCGGCATGGAAACGAAATACCCTTTATTCCCGGATATTATTTTCATACCGCGTATCACGAAAGCATTGTCAAAGGTGACATTGGCGAAACCTTTGAGTTTCTCCTCATCGCGAAGGATGATGCGAACTTCGGTTATCTCCACTGCGTTTCCTCCCGCCAAAGGTTTAAATACCTGTCAGTCCCAAGCGGGGAGGGTTATTGGCCGACTGATTGATACCTGCCAATCCCCCCGAGAGGCTTGCTGCAAAACCTCTATATCAGGTATATTCTCAAAAAGTCCAAAAACCGTTGGGCCTGAGCCGCTCATCCGAATCAAGTCCGCGCCGGCGGCGCTCAGCAAGGCCGCTATCTGTCCCAGGACAGGATAGGACTCAAAATGGACCTTCTCAAAGTCGTTACCAATATCACCAATATTCCTGACCAATTCCTTGAAATTGATGCAGTTGGATAACTTAACATCACCCTTCGAGATTGTCAAGTCCATTTTCAGACGCCGATAACTGTCGGCGGTTGATATTACCAGAGACGGCGTTATCAATACAATCCAGTAATTTTGAGGCAATGAGAGCTCTTTAATAATATCTCCTCGTCCGGTAACTTCCGCCGACCCGTTGGAGAAGAAAAAGGCGACATCAGAACCAACCGTCAGCCCAATATCCATCATAACCCGATTCGATAAGTGCAAATCATACAGACGATTAATGGCATAAATGGTGGCGGCGGCATCGGCTGACCCTCCCCCCAGACCGGCGGCAACCGGGATAT contains the following coding sequences:
- the ispE gene encoding 4-(cytidine 5'-diphospho)-2-C-methyl-D-erythritol kinase codes for the protein MTDISIKAPAKINLFLKVLEKRADGYHNIYSWFQAVSLFDRLDFSKTESPGLKLTVEGSEQLPTDDSNLIIKAARGLFDNLSLPGGLEIKLDKNIPVAAGLGGGSADAAATIYAINRLYDLHLSNRVMMDIGLTVGSDVAFFFSNGSAEVTGRGDIIKELSLPQNYWIVLITPSLVISTADSYRRLKMDLTISKGDVKLSNCINFKELVRNIGDIGNDFEKVHFESYPVLGQIAALLSAAGADLIRMSGSGPTVFGLFENIPDIEVLQQASRGDWQVSISRPITLPAWD
- a CDS encoding SpoVG family protein — encoded protein: MEITEVRIILRDEEKLKGFANVTFDNAFVIRGMKIISGNKGYFVSMPSRRRPDGTHQDVAHPVNNETRRLIEEKVLAAYEAELKAKSKG